The Streptomyces sp. NBC_00335 DNA window ATGGCACCACCCCACCCATCGAGGAGCACGCCTTGAGCGCCACCACCCGGGAACACGACCTCTGCAGGGGCACTCCCTGAACGCCTCGCCGCAGGTGCTGGACGCCCTTGCCCGGGCCCTGCGGCTGGAAGAGACCGAGCGCCTGCACCTGCACAACCCGGCCCGGACGGCCCAGGGCCCCGGTCGGCGCCGACGGCCCGCCCCGAAGCGGGTGACGCGGGCCACCGGGCAGCTGCTGGAGGCACTGGCTCACGTTCCGGCGATCGTGACCGGCCGCCGCGGTGACGTCCTCGTGGTCGCCACCACGGAGGCCGGCTCACCCGCGCGGACGGCGCTGGCCCTCCTCGCCCACGTCACGCCGGAGGATGAGCCGGCGGCGCCGCGTCCTGCTCGCTGAGGTGGGTGTCCATGGCGGAGTTCAGGTCGGCCATGAACGAGTCGAACTGCTCCAGGAGCTGCGGCGGGTAGTGCGACATCGTGGTGTCCAGGCGGTGGGCGAGCGGGCCGAAGAACTCGTCCGCCCGTTCCTGGATGTGCGTGCCACTGCGCAGGGTGATGACGCGCCGGTCGGAGTGTTCGCGGACGCGGGTGATGTGCCCCGCTGCTTCGAGACGGTTCAGGAGCGCGGTGGTGGCCCCCGTGGACAGGGGGATGCGTTCGCTCAGCCGCGCCGGCGACAGGGGAGTGCCGCGCTCTTCCGCGGCGGCGATCTCCAGTACGGCGGTCGCGTCGGTCGAGTGCAGGCCCAGCCAGGCGGCGAAGCGCCGACTGAGTTCGGCGTAGTGGCGGCCGTGAATCCTCAGCGATTCCATCAGCCGCTCGTGCTGCGCCGCGACGTCGTCGCGCTGCGCTTCCTCCATGGAGGCCCTCCGCCCTTCTCTCCTGCCGCGTGCTCCGCCTCGGCGGTCTGCTTTTGACAACCTACCGTCACCACTTTACCTTCACGGTGGAACTATTCCATGATGGAGGTATCTGGCGTGCATGATCCGTCCCCCACCCCCGACGAGACCACCGAGCCCTACCGATGGCGGTGGCTGATCCTGGTGGTGATGCTCGTCGCGGAGATCATGGATCTCCTGGACGCCTCGATCGTCAACGTCGCCGGTCCCGACCTGGAGAGGTCCCTCGGGGCCGGCTCCGTCGGCCTGCAGTGGGTGATCGGCGGCTACGCGCTCACCCTGGGCGCCGGACTCGTGCTGGGCGGCCGGCTCGGCGACCGCTACGGGCGGCGCCGCATGTTCCTGCTCGGCCTGGCCGCCTTCACCGCCACCTCACTGCTGTGCGCGCTGGCGCCGAACATCGGGTCGCTGATCGCCTTCCGGCTGCTGCAGGGCGCCGCCGGGGCGATGCTCCTGCCCCAGGGGCTCGGCCTGCTGCGGGAGAACTTCTCGGGTCGCGAGCTCACGAAGGTCTTCGGGATCTTCGGGCCCGTCCTGGGGCTCGGAGGCATCATCGGCCCGGTCCTCGGCGGCTTCCTCATCGAGGGCGACTTCTTCGGCCTCGGCTGGCGGTCGGTGTTCCTGATCAACCTGCCCATCGGCATCGCGGCCCTGATCGTCGCCGCGAAGTGCGTGCCGAAGAAGGCCGGTGACCGGACGGTGAGCATCGACATGGTTGGTGCGGCGCTGATCGTCATGGCCTGCACCTTCCTCGTCCTGCCGCTGAACCAGGGGCAGGAGGACGGCTGGCCGTTGTGGACCTGGCTGTCCATGGCCGCCTCGGCCATCGCGTTCGCCCTCTTCGCGCTGCAGCAGCGCCGTACGGCCGCGGCGGGCCGCGAGCCGCTGGTCACCCCCGGCCTGCTGCGCAAGCCCGCCTTCAGCGTCGGGCTCGGCGCCATCGCCCTGTTCTTCGCCGGGCTCGTCGGCACGCAGCTCGTGCTGACCCTCTACCTGCAGATCGGCCGGCAGTTCACCGCCGGCGACGCGGGGCTCGGCAACCTGCCGCTCGCGGTGGGCACGGCCATCGGCGGTGCGGTCAGCGGCGCCGTCCTCGCCGACAGGATCGGCCGCAAGGTCCTCCAGATCGGCCCGCTCGTCCAGCTCGCCGGCGCGGCCCTGCTCTGGTTCGAACTCGACGGCCTGAGCGCCGCCTCGTTCTCGATCTGGGACATCGCCCCGGGCGTGGCCGTCTCGGGCATCGGCGCGGGCATGGTCATCGCCGCCCTGTTCAGTTTCATCCTGGCCGCCGTGGACGACGACGAGATCGGCTCCGCCTCCGGAGTCCTGTCCGCGGTCCAGTCCATCGGGGGCTCCCTCGGTGTCGCCGTGTTCGGCTCCGTGTTCTTCGACCGGGCCAAGGCCGGCGAGTTCACCGGCGGCTTCCACTACGCCCTGGTCGTCCAGGCGTGCCTGCTGGTCGCGTTCCTCGCCATCACCTTCCTGCTGCCCCGGCAAGGACGCCCCGAGGGC harbors:
- a CDS encoding MarR family winged helix-turn-helix transcriptional regulator, producing MEEAQRDDVAAQHERLMESLRIHGRHYAELSRRFAAWLGLHSTDATAVLEIAAAEERGTPLSPARLSERIPLSTGATTALLNRLEAAGHITRVREHSDRRVITLRSGTHIQERADEFFGPLAHRLDTTMSHYPPQLLEQFDSFMADLNSAMDTHLSEQDAAPPAHPPA
- a CDS encoding MFS transporter, whose translation is MMEVSGVHDPSPTPDETTEPYRWRWLILVVMLVAEIMDLLDASIVNVAGPDLERSLGAGSVGLQWVIGGYALTLGAGLVLGGRLGDRYGRRRMFLLGLAAFTATSLLCALAPNIGSLIAFRLLQGAAGAMLLPQGLGLLRENFSGRELTKVFGIFGPVLGLGGIIGPVLGGFLIEGDFFGLGWRSVFLINLPIGIAALIVAAKCVPKKAGDRTVSIDMVGAALIVMACTFLVLPLNQGQEDGWPLWTWLSMAASAIAFALFALQQRRTAAAGREPLVTPGLLRKPAFSVGLGAIALFFAGLVGTQLVLTLYLQIGRQFTAGDAGLGNLPLAVGTAIGGAVSGAVLADRIGRKVLQIGPLVQLAGAALLWFELDGLSAASFSIWDIAPGVAVSGIGAGMVIAALFSFILAAVDDDEIGSASGVLSAVQSIGGSLGVAVFGSVFFDRAKAGEFTGGFHYALVVQACLLVAFLAITFLLPRQGRPEGEHHGVATDTPQVAV